The following are from one region of the candidate division WOR-3 bacterium genome:
- a CDS encoding VWA domain-containing protein, protein MGIHKPTVKRKIKNILRNAAAFLRFKRKKSVKFVSRDNSFKKLGGKEKSLKTDYSYETPLFESEKSFFKTVDIKFKRFLKRIRKTQNFRTRKFTRRAMVKNTVTGRNFLLTKYKEGENSPAFYPTLLNRLLVNEFREGKKAITKKDLLGWQKSSHQSLNMILVVDVSSSVINFVKAFSRIINSLTVYFNKNKDRIGVISLQGHQAKILNHPTHNYKVVSKSLLSLKVHGRTPLSDGLLKSLDMARLEKFRNKGSLSLVVLLSDCYPEPLTGKFRNIFDEPAYRNSLSAAKLFRKAKIGLLLINPNFKHTETQKEKYFPGEKLSEFIVENAGGKLVKLMSSAISSKTVYTEKDRYEVSPKDIERIISGVASAAGSSKSGL, encoded by the coding sequence AAAAGAAAAATAAAAAATATTTTAAGGAATGCCGCCGCATTTCTCCGATTCAAAAGAAAAAAATCCGTTAAATTCGTTTCCAGAGACAATTCATTTAAAAAACTCGGCGGCAAAGAAAAATCATTAAAAACTGATTACAGTTACGAAACGCCTCTTTTCGAGTCGGAAAAAAGCTTCTTTAAAACCGTGGACATTAAATTCAAAAGATTTTTGAAGAGGATAAGAAAAACCCAGAATTTCAGAACAAGGAAATTCACGAGAAGAGCCATGGTAAAAAACACAGTGACGGGCAGAAATTTTCTTTTGACCAAATACAAAGAAGGAGAGAATTCACCGGCTTTTTATCCGACACTCTTGAACCGGCTATTAGTAAATGAATTCAGGGAAGGGAAAAAAGCGATAACTAAAAAAGACCTTCTCGGGTGGCAAAAGTCATCCCATCAGAGCCTGAATATGATCCTGGTCGTTGACGTCAGTTCTTCAGTCATAAACTTCGTCAAAGCTTTTTCGAGAATAATAAATTCGCTCACCGTCTATTTCAACAAAAACAAAGACAGAATCGGAGTTATTTCTCTCCAGGGTCACCAGGCAAAAATATTGAATCATCCGACACACAACTACAAGGTGGTCTCTAAAAGCCTTCTCTCTCTCAAGGTCCATGGAAGAACCCCTCTTTCAGACGGTCTTTTGAAATCATTGGACATGGCAAGGCTGGAAAAATTCAGGAACAAGGGTTCGTTGAGTTTAGTTGTCTTGCTTAGCGACTGTTATCCCGAACCTCTGACGGGAAAATTCCGGAATATTTTCGACGAACCCGCTTACAGAAACTCTTTGTCCGCGGCAAAACTGTTCAGAAAGGCAAAGATTGGCCTGCTTCTTATTAATCCGAATTTCAAACACACTGAAACGCAAAAAGAAAAATACTTTCCCGGAGAAAAACTGTCGGAATTTATAGTAGAAAACGCCGGGGGGAAACTCGTCAAACTTATGAGTTCCGCCATATCTTCAAAGACAGTTTACACGGAAAAAGACAGGTACGAAGTCTCCCCCAAAGACATAGAAAGAATAATCAGCGGAGTCGCTTCTGCCGCCGGATCCTCAAAAAGCGGCTTGTAA